A region from the Silene latifolia isolate original U9 population chromosome 7, ASM4854445v1, whole genome shotgun sequence genome encodes:
- the LOC141591874 gene encoding putative transporter C405.03c: protein MRSFSWKWILGLIYIVAVAGIWIAASYVVQSVVDEGISPFLITYICNSLFVIYIPLVEITRYLEDYGGKLCFWRSEKRIGLQDLEHSEEVTFLAKGDLDGAVDSSSHSVSIDQRELGQNFEEHDLNAAIGLDEVEKVPAHEDRADDDLELDTKGRWTRSRIAKVSLLICPFWFFAQLTFNLSLKYTSVTSNTILSTSSSLFTFMLSLAFLGEKFTWLKLVGVLLCMGGTVIVSLGDSETGLSAISSNPVLGDILALASACFYAVYITLIRKKLPDDEESGQVSMAQFLGFLGFFNMIIFLPVVLLLLFTKLESLTEFTWKQAGLIVGKGLLDNVLSDYLWAKAVLLTTTTVATAGLTIQVPLAAVVDTLTGHAPNLMNYIGAAAVMAGFVGINIPSELFSRTKEASMELEHTSYDESHRQSVPEDNNALL from the exons ATGAGAAGTTTTAGTTGGAAATGGATTTTAGGTTTAATATATATCGTTGCTGTCGCGGGAATTTGGATTGCTGCTAGCTATGTGGTTCAGTCTGTTGTGGATGAAGGAATCTCTCCTTTCCTCATTACTTATATTTGCAACTCATTGTTTGTGATCTATATTCCTCTTGTGGAAATTACCCGTTATTTGGAGGATTATGGCGGGAAATTGTGCTTTTGGCGGAGTGAAAAACGCATAGGCTTGCAAGACTTGGAACATTCTGAGGAGGTCACCTTTCTTGCAAAGGGTGATTTAGATGGGGCAGTTGATAGTAGTAGTCATAGTGTAAGTATTGATCAAAGAGAACTCGGTCAAAACTTTGAAGAGCATGATCTTAATGCAGCGATTGGATTAGATGAGGTGGAAAAGGTTCCGGCTCATGAAGACAGAGCTGATGATGATTTGGAACTGGATACAAAGGGGCGATGGACACGATCTAGGATAGCAAAAGTTAGCCTACTGATATGCCCATTCTGGTTTTTCGCACAGCTGACCTTTAACCTTTCACTCAAGTATACATCAGTCACA TCAAATACGATTTTGAGTACTTCTTCAAGCCTTTTCACCTTCATGCTCTCTTTAGCATTTTTGGGTGAAAAATTCACTTGGTTGAAGCTCGTAGGTGTACTTCTCTGCATGGGAGGAACAGTCATTGTTAGCTTGGGTGACTCTGAAACTGGATTAAGTGCAATAAGCTCCAATCCTGTCCTCGGAGATATTCTGGCTTTAGCTTCGGCTTGTTTTTACGCTGTATATATAACACTTATCCGCAAGAAATTACCTGATGATGAGGAAAGTGGTCAAGTGAGTATGGCACAATTTCTAGGATTCCTGGGATTTTTCAACATGATCATTTTCCTTCCTGTGGTGCTTCTGTTACTTTTCACAAAGCTGGAGTCTCTTACTGAATTTACGTGGAAGCAGGCTGGATTAATAGTTGGCAAAG GATTACTTGACAATGTTCTGAGCGATTACTTGTGGGCTAAAGCTGTACTTTTGACAACGACAACAGTTGCAACAGCCGGTCTCACTATTCAGGTCCCTCTAGCAGCTGTAGTTGATACATTGACTGGCCATGCTCCTAATTTGATGAACTACATTGGTGCTGCAGCAGTCATGGCTGGGTTTGTCGGTATAAATATCCCTTCTGAACTCTTCAGTCGGACAAAAGAAGCTTCCATGGAACTAGAACACACAAGTTATGATGAAAGTCATAGGCAGTCTGTTCCCGAAGACAACAATGCTCTATTGTAG
- the LOC141591876 gene encoding UDP-glycosyltransferase 87A1-like produces the protein MEINHNQQPPPLPARHLVAMPSPGRGHINPMLNLCKLLLLTNPNDLLITFVVTEEWLGLLSSDSNPPPPPNLRFSALPQVIPSEHGRAADFPGFFEAVLTKLEDPFDRLLDRLQPPASFIIYDSYLYWAVSVGNRRNIPVAAFFTVSASFATVFVHFDLLIKHGHFPLDVSERGDEVVDYIPGLAPTTIADMPTIFHGNGNKVYRGVLESISALKNAQYVVFSSIYEFEAPVLDCLKAKLGIPVYHIGPMIPYFNLKQNTIIDNNSYFQWLDLQPKYSVLYISQGSFLSVSSDQTKEFVEGVKESGVRFLWVTRGDSSQFKDGVDETGLLVPWCDQLKVLCHPSIGGFWTHCGWNSTSEGIYAGVPMLTCPIFWDQIPNSKLIVNDLKIGWRVMKNGVVPEKMLTRQEVAALVRKFMDSESDERKEMVVRAKNASDTFKRAVEDGGSAASDLASFVNSI, from the exons ATGGAGATCAACCataatcaacaaccaccaccgctACCGGCCCGTCACCTGGTAGCAATGCCCTCCCCAGGAAGAGGCCACATTAACCCAATGCTAAACCTCTGCAAACTCCTTCTCCTAACCAACCCCAACGACCTCCTCATTACTTTCGTCGTCACTGAGGAATGGCTCGGTTTACTCAGCTCCGACTCCAACCCACCACCGCCACCTAACCTCCGCTTTTCCGCTCTCCCTCAAGTAATCCCTTCTGAGCACGGCCGAGCAGCTGACTTCCCTGGTTTCTTTGAAGCTGTCCTTACCAAGCTCGAGGACCCCTTTGACCGGCTTCTGGATCGGCTCCAACCCCCAGCTTCGTTTATTATCTACGACTCGTATCTTTATTGGGCTGTCAGCGTCGGTAACCGGAGGAATATTCCGGTGGCAGCTTTTTTTACTGTGTCAGCTTCCTTTGCTACTGTTTTTGTTCACTTTGATTTGCTGATTAAGCATGGTCATTTCCCTCTTGATGTCTCAG AAAGAGGAGATGAAGTGGTGGACTACATTCCAGGACTTGCTCCAACCACTATTGCAGATATGCCAACAATTTTCCATGGAAATGGTAACAAGGTCTACCGCGGAGTCCTTGAATCGATATCAGCTCTCAAAAATGCACAATATGTCGTGTTCTCTTCAATTTATGAATTTGAAGCACCTGTGTTAGATTGTCTAAAAGCTAAACTTGGAATCCCGGTATACCACATTGGCCCAATGATACCGTACTTCAACCTCAAACAAAACACCATCATCGACAACAATAGTTACTTCCAATGGTTAGATTTGCAACCTAAATACTCTGTCTTGTACATCTCACAAGGAAGTTTCCTTTCGGTTTCAAGTGATCAAACAAAGGAGTTTGTTGAGGGTGTCAAAGAAAGTGGTGTACGATTCTTATGGGTAACTCGGGGTGATAGTTCTCAGTTCAAAGACGGTGTTGATGAGACAGGGTTATTGGTGCCCTGGTGTGATCAATTGAAGGTATTGTGTCATCCTTCAATAGGCGGGTTTTGGACACACTGTGGGTGGAATTCTACCAGTGAAGGCATTTACGCGGGTGTACCAATGCTGACTTGTCCAATATTCTGGGACCAAATCCCTAATAGTAAGCTAATAGTGAATGATTTGAAGATTGGTTGGAGGGTCATGAAGAATGGTGTTGTGCCGGAAAAGATGCTTACTAGGCAAGAAGTAGCTGCCCTTGTTAGGAAATTCATGGACTCGGAAAGTGATGAGCGCAAAGAGATGGTTGTACGAGCTAAAAATGCGAGTGATACTTTCAAACGGGCAGTTGAAGATGGAGGTTCAGCTGCGTCTGATCTTGCATCTTTCGTCAACAGCATTTGA
- the LOC141591875 gene encoding phosphatidylinositol/phosphatidylcholine transfer protein SFH9-like encodes MKLEEMMLAQELGRKSEIEVWEDESVRRRRTRIRSLKKKAVNASTKIAHGLRKKRGKRIADCMFAAIAVEDVRDEKEEEAVNVFRRVLDDRDLLPLHLDDYHTMLRFLKARKFDLDKTVHMWEEMINWRKENGVDTIIQDFNYDEYEEVQRFYPHGYHGVDKEGRPLYIERLGKAEPSKLMNVTTVERFLRYHIQGFEKAFAEKFPACSIAAKKHIDSTTTILDVHGVNWMNFGKVAHELIMRMQKIDGDNYPETLHQMFIINAGSGFKMVWSTVKSFLDPRTTSKIHVLGSKSFGKLTESVDPSQLPAFMGGTCSCPDGCLKYQKGPWNNPDIMKVVHAQETMFMRRTSSISDYYDLKTNLLSQKVMSSDLFPEMVSDLHVGQLANKTALVVKGREGESSSISNLAEAETDRAAFRDASLTNHAFGGSVLATPRTGTSQVRCFLAGFLFKLFACLHIVFGKFWGLTFEEKELKQQLKPVINLMTRKAGPDSKVQNIPQKVDDNLLNPCWERLQHLEQLVSDLVNKPSRIPSDKEDTITESLNRIKGIEYDLQKTKKALFATASKQVELAETLECLKESNIQGPTTCWRRNYKSAPLLHTGSSME; translated from the exons ATGAAATTGGAGGAAATGATGTTAGCGCAAGAATTGGGGAGAAAATCGGAGATAGAAGTTTGGGAGGATGAGTCGGTGAGGCGGAGGAGGACGAGGATTAGGAGTTTGAAGAAAAAGGCGGTGAATGCGTCGACGAAGATTGCGCATGGACTTAGGAAGAAGCGCGGTAAGCGGATTGCTGATTGTATGTTTGCGGCGATTGCTGTTGAGGATGTTAGggatgagaaagaggaggaggCTGTTAATGTTTTTCGTCGAGTTTTGGATGATAGGGATTTGCTTCCGCTTCATCTTGATGATTATCATACAATGCTCAG ATTCTTGAAAGCAAGGAAGTTTGACCTTGATAAAACTGTCCATATGTGGGAAGAAATGATCAATTGGAGGAAAGAAAATGGTGTAGATACAATTATACAG GATTTTAACTATGATGAATATGAAGAAGTACAACGATTTTATCCACACGGCTATCATGGTGTAGATAAAGAAGGACGGCCACTGTATATTGAGCGACTTGGCAAAGCGGAGCCTAGCAAGCTTATGAACGTGACTACAGTGGAGCGCTTTCTACGATATcatatacaaggatttgaaaagGCGTTTGCTGAGAAATTTCCTGCTTGTTCCATCGCTGCCAAGAAACACATTGATTCGACAACGACGATATTGGACGTTCATGGAGTG AATTGGATGAATTTTGGAAAGGTTGCTCATGAACTTATAATGCGCATGCAAAAGATTGATGGTGACAATTATCCTGAG ACGTTGCATCAGATGTTTATTATCAATGCCGGATCTGGATTCAAGATGGTGTGGAGTACTGTGAAGAGCTTTCTGGATCCAAGGACTACCTCAAAAATACAT GTTTTAGGCAGTAAATCATTTGGGAAGTTGACAGAGTCCGTAGACCCAAG CCAATTACCAGCTTTTATGGGTGGAACTTGCTCCTGCCCTGACGGGTGCCTTAAGTATCAGAAAGGACCATGGAATAATCCAGATATCATGAAA GTCGTTCATGCTCAAGAGACCATGTTTATGAGGAGAACTTCTAGTATTTCTGACTACTATGATCTCAAAACCAATTTGCTTTCCCAGAAG GTTATGAGCAGTGATTTGTTTCCTGAGATGGTTTCTGACCTACATGTGGGACAACTTGCCAACAAAACGGCATTAGTGGTTAAA GGAAGGGAAGGTGAATCTTCATCTATTAGTAATCTGGCAGAGGCAGAAACTGATCGTGCCGCTTTTAGAGATGCTTCTTTGACAA ATCATGCTTTTGGAGGGAGCGTATTAGCAACTCCTCGGACTGGTACATCTCAAGTTAGATGTTTCTTGGCTGGTTTCCTATTCAAGCTTTTTGCATGTCTGCATATCGTGTTTGGGAAATTTTGGGGGCTTACATTTGAAGAGAAGGAGCTAAAACAGCAGCTTAAGCCTGTTATCAACCTAATGACTAGGAAGGCAGGGCCAGATTCCAAGGTTCAAAATATTCCTCAGAAAGTTGATGATAATTTGCTTAATCCATGTTGGGAAAGGCTTCAGCATTTGGAGCAACTAGTTTCTGACCTTGTAAATAAACCGTCAAGAATCCCTTCAGATAAAGAGGATACAATCACCGAGTCTTTGAATAGGATTAAAGGCATAGAGTATGACCTGCAAAAGACAAAGAAG GCCTTATTTGCAACTGCGTCAAAGCAAGTAGAGCTTGCCGAGACGCTGGAATGTTTGAAGGAAAGTAACATTCAA GGTCCAACCACCTGTTGGAGGAGGAATTACAAATCTGCCCCCCTTCTGCACACTGGTAGCAGTATGGAATGA